One Flavobacteriales bacterium genomic region harbors:
- a CDS encoding DUF418 domain-containing protein — MSKKNNIANRIIGIDIARALAIFGMIVVNFKMVLGSKGNGWEYHFSEFLSGKAAALFVVLAGTGLALMSNNAIANNDLHKQEIIRKNIFKRALLLFLIGLSYIWIWPADILHFYGIYMLISLWFLRKKSSTIFLGIAFFTLLFPVLLVLLPYEKGWDFVTLDYQDFWSPIGFFRNLFYNGFHPVIPWVSFMLYGLWLGKKDLNNLKVIKKYFGYSLMIFLLIQLLSFLLQTFYTPANRTIDWEQEIWFFTTSPMPPLPLYLINGMSFATFVLTGSIWLGKKCKDNHFIHFLANTGKLALSFYIIHVVIGMVLPEVITSKSLGQFSIQFSVRYALLFCIFCSIFANIWLKNKKYGPFEWIMNKILK; from the coding sequence ATGTCTAAAAAGAACAATATAGCAAATAGAATTATTGGAATTGATATTGCACGTGCCTTGGCAATTTTCGGAATGATTGTGGTTAATTTCAAAATGGTGTTAGGATCCAAAGGTAATGGCTGGGAATACCATTTCTCAGAATTTTTGAGTGGAAAAGCTGCTGCTTTATTCGTTGTTCTAGCTGGTACTGGCTTAGCACTGATGTCTAACAATGCCATTGCGAATAATGACCTGCACAAACAGGAAATAATTCGAAAAAACATCTTTAAAAGAGCCCTTCTCCTATTTTTGATTGGGCTATCCTATATATGGATTTGGCCTGCCGATATTCTTCACTTTTATGGCATCTATATGCTTATAAGTTTATGGTTTTTAAGAAAAAAATCATCCACCATATTTCTCGGAATTGCGTTTTTCACACTTTTATTCCCAGTATTGTTAGTTCTTTTACCTTATGAAAAGGGCTGGGACTTTGTAACTTTAGATTATCAAGATTTTTGGTCTCCAATTGGTTTTTTTAGAAATCTATTTTATAATGGTTTTCACCCAGTAATCCCTTGGGTTTCTTTCATGCTTTATGGTCTTTGGCTGGGTAAAAAGGACTTAAACAATCTTAAAGTTATCAAGAAATACTTTGGCTATAGTCTAATGATTTTTCTATTGATTCAATTACTCTCATTTTTACTTCAAACCTTTTATACCCCTGCGAATAGAACCATAGATTGGGAACAAGAAATATGGTTTTTCACGACTTCTCCTATGCCACCACTGCCACTCTATTTGATTAATGGTATGAGTTTCGCTACTTTTGTGTTAACAGGAAGCATTTGGCTTGGAAAAAAATGTAAAGACAATCATTTCATTCATTTTTTGGCGAACACGGGAAAACTAGCTTTAAGTTTCTATATCATTCACGTGGTTATTGGAATGGTGTTACCCGAAGTTATAACTTCTAAATCTCTCGGTCAATTTTCCATTCAATTTTCGGTGAGATATGCTTTGCTTTTCTGCATATTTTGTTCAATATTTGCCAATATTTGGTTGAAAAATAAGAAATATGGACCTTTTGAATGGATTATGAACAAAATTTTAAAATAA
- the ribH gene encoding 6,7-dimethyl-8-ribityllumazine synthase, protein MATSNLSDYNSESVPNGEGFKIGIVVSEWNKDITENLYNGAYETLVENGVNPSDIIRLNVPGSFELIYASKLMIQTTNVDAVIALGSVIRGETPHFEFVCDAVAQGTKDINLNFETPVIFGLLTDDSYDQAVARSGGDKGNKGVECAVAALKMAALNQVMMQDEDYDSDDIDFDNL, encoded by the coding sequence ATGGCTACAAGCAATTTATCAGATTACAACTCAGAATCAGTACCTAACGGGGAAGGATTTAAAATTGGTATCGTAGTTTCGGAATGGAACAAAGATATCACTGAAAACCTCTATAATGGAGCTTATGAAACACTCGTAGAAAACGGTGTCAACCCTTCAGATATTATTCGATTAAATGTCCCTGGGAGTTTTGAATTAATCTATGCATCAAAATTGATGATTCAAACAACTAATGTGGATGCAGTGATAGCTTTAGGTTCTGTAATTAGAGGAGAAACACCTCATTTTGAATTTGTTTGTGATGCCGTAGCTCAAGGTACTAAAGACATTAATTTGAATTTCGAAACTCCAGTAATTTTTGGATTACTTACAGATGATTCTTATGATCAAGCTGTAGCCCGATCTGGAGGAGACAAAGGAAACAAAGGTGTTGAATGTGCTGTGGCAGCTCTAAAAATGGCAGCTTTAAACCAAGTAATGATGCAAGATGAGGACTACGACTCAGATGATATCGACTTTGATAATTTGTAG
- a CDS encoding class I SAM-dependent methyltransferase: MSKWYESWFDSPYYHILYNNRNHKEAAHFINKLCDFLPLNADDQVVDMACGKGRHARIFADKRYDTIGLDLSPESIAEAKKYEKCNLHFFEHNMLNSPAGVFQNAHLVCNLFTSFGYFDTLERHEMVIKNFAQCIRSKGYFVFDFMNAHLVKNNIIEKEEIVKEGIHFKISRSVEGAKIKKNISFNDQGHQFDFQEEVFGLELLDFKKMFESNDLEIVQTFGDYDLNPFDLQSSTRLILIAQKR; this comes from the coding sequence ATGAGTAAATGGTATGAATCATGGTTTGATAGTCCTTACTATCATATCTTATATAATAATAGAAATCATAAAGAGGCCGCACATTTTATTAATAAATTATGCGATTTTCTTCCTTTAAATGCAGATGATCAAGTGGTTGATATGGCTTGTGGAAAGGGTAGGCACGCACGTATTTTTGCTGATAAAAGATATGATACAATAGGTTTAGATTTATCGCCAGAAAGTATTGCGGAAGCTAAAAAATATGAAAAATGTAATCTTCATTTCTTTGAACACAATATGCTTAATAGCCCCGCAGGAGTATTTCAAAATGCTCATTTAGTTTGTAATCTTTTCACTTCATTTGGCTATTTTGATACTCTTGAGCGTCATGAGATGGTTATTAAAAACTTTGCTCAGTGTATTCGATCTAAAGGGTATTTTGTTTTTGATTTTATGAATGCTCATTTGGTGAAAAACAACATTATAGAAAAAGAAGAAATTGTCAAAGAAGGTATTCACTTCAAAATTTCTAGATCTGTTGAGGGTGCAAAAATCAAGAAGAATATTTCTTTTAATGACCAAGGACATCAGTTTGACTTTCAAGAAGAAGTATTTGGTTTAGAATTATTGGATTTTAAAAAGATGTTTGAATCCAATGACCTTGAAATTGTTCAAACTTTTGGAGATTATGATTTAAATCCTTTTGACCTTCAATCTTCCACAAGATTGATCTTAATTGCACAAAAAAGATAA
- a CDS encoding ZIP family metal transporter, which yields MEFALLTLAGLFSFWYYYHGFKLFSSPVVRWLTTFSGAYLLGIVFLHILPEIYSQGAVAHSDHHGHQHQEGVYLGLWIFIGFFIQLILDYWSKGIEHGHVHGKIGLGVVVALSLHSLIETMPILGHTHAHSSMLYGIVLHKIPIALVLGNILRKNPNKLNILFLVLYVISAPLGLWIGGSVSIFSTYHNELMALVIGLLLHISTTILFESASDHKIQLKKIIAIVLGFLIAFFANFSF from the coding sequence ATGGAATTTGCATTACTTACCTTAGCAGGATTATTCTCTTTTTGGTATTACTATCATGGTTTTAAATTATTTAGTAGTCCAGTGGTGCGTTGGCTTACTACTTTTAGTGGTGCATATCTACTGGGAATCGTTTTTCTTCATATTTTGCCAGAAATTTATTCGCAGGGAGCGGTAGCGCATTCCGACCACCATGGACATCAACATCAAGAAGGTGTTTATTTAGGTTTATGGATTTTTATTGGTTTTTTTATTCAATTAATTTTAGATTATTGGAGTAAAGGTATAGAGCACGGTCATGTTCACGGTAAAATAGGTTTGGGGGTTGTAGTAGCCTTGAGCCTTCATTCACTGATAGAAACCATGCCTATTTTGGGGCATACTCATGCACATTCATCTATGCTTTATGGAATCGTTTTACATAAAATTCCAATTGCTTTGGTTCTAGGGAATATTTTAAGAAAAAACCCTAACAAACTAAATATTCTATTTCTTGTACTATATGTGATTTCAGCGCCGTTAGGGCTTTGGATTGGAGGAAGTGTAAGTATTTTTTCTACTTATCATAACGAACTTATGGCACTTGTAATAGGTTTGCTATTGCATATTTCTACCACCATACTTTTTGAGTCTGCATCAGATCATAAAATTCAACTTAAAAAAATTATCGCCATCGTTCTTGGATTTTTAATTGCTTTTTTTGCAAATTTTTCTTTCTAA